In Verrucomicrobiota bacterium, the genomic window TGCCTGTGGGCTCACTCTTGCAAGCTAGCTTGCAGAGATGAGCACACTGTCAATCACACTCAAGTTCCGACATGTCGAAACTTCCTCCATGCCAGCCAACAGCAGATTTCTGCCATCTCATCTGTTGCGGTCCTCTTCGGTTTCTCGGCTGTCCACTCGGTGGTTTGAAAATCCCCCGGAAACAATTCCTTCTTCCATCCCTTCGTGTGCTTCGTGTCCTTCGTGTCCTTCGTGGTTAAAAATGCAGCCTTCCGCCTTGATAGTCCTTCTCTCGTCCTCACCCACCGGAAAAAGCAGGGAGTCTGTTTTTTGGAGGTCTCTTGGTTATGCCCGGTTGCTTTGTTGCAGATCTGCCAACCGCACCCTGCGCCACTCATGCTTGCGGTGGAAGCTGCAGACGGCATGAGGAGAGGTCGTTGAAATCACGGGCTGGGCCGCTCCCGGCGTGTAGTCGTAGCGGCCGAAGGAGAGCAACCACTCGGGATGTTCCCCCGGGAAGAGCCCCTGGAGCGGAACTCTCGCCTCGACCCTCCACCCCCCGGGCGTGAGCGCGGTGTCACTGGTGAAAATCGGCGCGGCGACCGAGCGTTCCTCAAGGGATTTTTCGGTCCCGGTGCCGTCGAAGTAAAGCTGGAGGACGCTGTTGGAGGGGGTCACATGGAGTTCGTAGTAGGCCTTCTCTTCGGCAGGCCCGAGGAAAATCTCGAACGCATCGCACTGCATAAAGGCCGGATAGTTCAAGGGGAAGACATCCTGGATCGGGTGCGCGTCGATCAACTCCGCGCGGATGAGGAGTTCATTCCCCGCGAGGCCGACGGCCACCTGCCCCGGCGCGAAGGCGGGTTCGGCTTGAGGCAGCCAGGGTTGACCGAATGACCAGACGACCGGTGGATTTTTCATGATGTTCGGGTTAAACCCCCGCGGTTTTTTCGAGCCAGCACTTGGCCATCAACCGGTGCCCTTCGTAGGAGGGATGCACGCCGTCGGCGGCCCAGTGCTCCGGTGGTGCCTGCTTCACAGCCTCGTCGAACATCGACTGGAAAGGCACCAGCACCGCGCCGAATTCCTTGGCAAGTTTTGCAACCACCGCTCGGCGCTGATCGATCTCCCCGACCCAATCGTCGCGGACCACGCCGCAGCGCAAGACGAACGGTTCGCAGAGCACGAACTTCACTGATGGCAGTGCCTCTCGCACCTCGTCGAGCAAGGCACGATAGACACGCTCATACTTCGGAACCGACACGCCGTTGTCGCTGCCCTTGCCGTGCCAGGTGTCATTGACGCCGATGAGGATGCTGAGCACATCGGGCTTGAGATGAATGATGTCGTTCTTGATCCGGACATCGAGGTCCACGATGCGATTGCCGCTGATACCTCGATTGAAAATGCGAAGGCCATCGGCAGGCCTTGTCTCCAGGAGTTCGAAGGCCGCAATCCCGGCGTATCCCTGCGCGAGTCCGGCGCGATCATTGGCAATGCCGGCGGCATCGCGACTGCGGTCGCAATCCGTGATGGAATCGCCTTGGAAGAGGATGGTGCTGTTGTTCGGAATCATGGTGCTGGTAGCCGGAAGAGTCTGCTCGGGTTCTGCCGAAATGATCAAGCCATACCGGGAAGTGAAGGTTGTTGGGCGGAAGGTTGCATTTTTTTAAACCACGAAGGACACAAAGGACACGAAGGACACAAAGGGATGAATCAAGTAAGATAGGTGGAAAACTCCAGATTCCAGGTCTTTTTGGTCGGCTCCTTCCAAGCCCTCGACTCTCGACTCTCGACTCTCGACTCTCGACTCTCGACTTCAGATTGTTGATTGCTGGCATCAGGCTTCTCGATTGACGGCACTTGCCTCCCGGCAAGCGGTGCCGCCCCGTTGGGGCTACGACTGTGTCGTCGTCTTCCGCGCCCCTTCCCAGCGGCTTGGTTCTCGACTCTCGACTCTCGACTTCAGATTATTGATTGCCCAAGGAAGCTCTGATTCATTCCCATGAAGGCTGCGATGAAATCACGGCTTCCCTAACTCTCCCCCTTCATCTTTCATGATCTTTCATTTTGCCTTTCCCTCCCTCCCCTCACGGATCCTCCTCCGCGCCTGAAAGCGCGATGAAGCACCCCAAACAGTTCAGCGTCGGCACCCTGGTCTATTCACCGGCGGGCCTGGCCTGGCTCTTCACGTGGCTGCTGTGGGGCGATTTCTGCTTCACGATGATGGAGACGGTGGTGCCGAGTATCCTCCCCCTGCGGATGCGCGAGCTCAACGCCCCCAACTGGATCCTGGGTCTGGTGATGACGACCATCCCGAGCATCCTCAACGTGCTGCTGAACCCGATCATCAGCACGGCGAGCGACCGGCACCGGGGACGCTTCGGGCGGCGGATCCCGTTCATGCTCTTCACGGTGCCCTTCGTCTCGATCGCGCTCTGCGTGATGGCTTTTTCCACGGAACTGGGCGGATGGATGCACGGGCTGATCGGCCAGACGACCGGTTGGAGCGCGGCGGCGGTCACCGTGGGGGTCATCGCCGTGGCGATGGGACTCTTCAGGTTCAGCGACATGTTCGTCAACACGACCTTCTGGTACTTCTTCAACGACGTGGTGCCCCAGCAGGTCATGGCCCGGTTCCTCGGCCTCTTCCGGGTGGTCGGCGCGGGTGCCGGCGCGCTCTACAGCTACTTTGTCTACCAGTATGCCCTGACCCATCTGCGCCTGATCTTCCTCTGCGTGGCCGGTCTTTACCTTGTCGGCTTCACCCTGATGTGTCTCATGGTGAAGGAAGGGGAGTACCCGCCCCCCGACAAGCTGGTGGAAGGGCGGAGCAATGTTTTCCTGATGATGCGGAACTATGCACGGGAATGCCTGCAGCACCGGATCTACGGCTACTTTTTCCTGCACAACATGTTCTGGAACCTCGCGGCGGCCTGCGCCATTTTCAATGTCTTCCTCAACCTCTCGCTCGGACTGACGCTCAAGCAGCTGGGAACAATCACCGCCGGGGTGGCCGTGACCAACATGCTCCTCGCTTATCCGGCCGGGGCGTTCGCGGACAGGCACCACCCGCTCAGGGTGATGCTCTGGATCAAAACCGGCCTGCTGCTCATCGCGCCGTTGAATTTCATCTGGCTCTTCACCCACTTCACCCCGCAGGTCAATTTCAAGGTCCTGATTGCCCTCCAAGCGGTGAATCTGCCGCTGACCATGATCTATCAGGCCGTCTTGCTGCCCATGACCATGCGAGTCCTGCCGCGGGAACGCTTCGGGCAGTTCTGCTCGTTCAACGCGATCTGCGGGGCGGCCGCCGCCGCGCTGGGCGGCGTCGTGGCCGGCGGCTACATCGACATGATGCGCAAGGTCTTCCCGGACGCGACCTGTGGCAAGGATTTCTGCTACCGCATGATCCCGGCGTGGAACCTTCCGTTCCTGGGGCTGGGATTGATTTTCCTCGTGCTGCTCTACCGCACCTGGAAACAACTCGGCGGCGACACCCATTATGTCCCGCCCGGCTCGGACGCTTGAGCATCACCGCAGAGGGCTGGAGCTGGGAGCTGGACCACCATCTCGTTAATCTCTCGTTTCTTGGGCGATCAGCTTGACCTTCGACAAATCAAAGGACTCGCGCAAAGGCGCAAAGGCGCGAAGGAATCAAAGAGGGAATCTGCACACCAATCCCCAAGTTTAATCCTTCGTGCTCTTCGTGCCCTTCGTGGTGAAATGATCCTCTTTGACTTGGAAAGTGATTCCTTTAACCACCATTCCAAACAGCGATGAGCCATCGTGTTTTCTTCATGGTGCCGCCGCTTCGTTTTGGGACTCCTTCGATTGCATGTTCCCCGCATTCCCCCGTTGATCGGCCAACCATGCGCCAAGAGAAGGGCCGTCGGATTTCTCCTTGCACTGGGTCATGCCTTCGCGCTTGGCGACGCGCTCATACCAATCGAGAAGCTCGGCCTTGGTGGCCATCTCTTTTTCGAGCGGGATCCGGGCTGCCAGCACCGGCAGGCGGGCCTTCTCCACGCGGCGGAGGATGGTGGCATCGCCCTTGGCGGCGGCCGTGGCCTCCGCGAACAAGGCTTCGTATTTCATGATCTCATCCAGCGGGAAGGCGTTTTTCTGGCGGTTGAACCCGCTGCCGAGGGTGATGTTCTTTTGCTGAACATAGTCGTGTGACTGCTGGTAGTAGCGGGCGAGCGGCCCTGCAGCCGGTCCGTAATACGCCTTGAGGAACTCATCGAGCAACGCCTTGTCGTCCGCGGCGGGATTCCAGATCAACTTGGCGAGCAGCCAAGTCCGTTCCTCCTGCAGCTCATGGGTTGTCATGTATTGCTGCTGCACGCGCACCCCGCGCACGTTGTGTGCCGCGAACAGCTCGAGATTCGGCTTGCTGCTCCACAGGTTCGGCTGGAGCCACTGGTGCATGAAATCCGCGGCATAGTCCCAGATATACAGATGCTTCGAGACCTTCGCCCATTCCTCCAGATCCTTGGCGAAGGGCGCGTTCAACTTGTCGGCGGGATCGCCAAGCGGCCGCCCTTGGTTGCACTCGATCGAGCACAACTGGATCGCCACATTGCTTCGCGGCCTGGCGAGGCGCGGCACATTGCGGGAGTATTGATAGGCGAATGTATGGACCAGCACATCGGGGTGCGTCTTTTCGATGCGCTCGGCCACCCGGTTGACAAAACGGATGATCGAGCCGGACGGACCGCCCTCTTCGGCATCCACCGCCGCGCACTGCGGGCACTCGCAATAACCTCCCCAGTCCTCCTGCGCCACCGAGACGATCTTATACCATGGATACAACCGGAGATTTTCCTCCAAGTAATTCACCATGATGTTCTCGACCTCCGGGTTGGAGAGGCAGAGCTGGGCGTTTCTGCCGGCCTGTCGCTTGCCTTTGATCATCGAGAAATACTCCGGATGTTCCTTGAAATACTTTTCCGGCGGCACCGCCTTGTAGAAGGTGTGGCCCATGCTGGGGAAGAACCTGAAGGTGCCGCCGCGCGCATCGTTATACATGGGCGAATCGCCGAGATATTTGTTTCGGACAGACCAATCGGGACTCATCATGGCCAGGAAAGAAGATTGGTCGCGGAGTTCGAAGGTGGGCACATAAGTCAGCGCGAGTTTATCCACCCGCCGCTCACCGCTGGCCGGAACGACCGTGCAGTCCGGTGTATACCAATGGCAGCCAAGTTGGTCCTCCAGGAAGGTGTAAACGGCATACAGCGCCCCCCGTTGGCCGCCGGCCAGCACGAGATGCGTGCCGGCACTGTTCAGGGCGATCCCGTCCGGGCCCAGTTTTTCCCAATCCACCGTCACACCGAGCTTGGGCAGCAGGTTGCTTCGCCCGACCACCAGCAGCGAGCGGCTTGCCGGATCGGCCTCGGCGTCGCGGAGGATTGGAAGATCCTGGCCGGTCATTTGCTCGAGATAATTGCGAAGTTCCCGGGCGGCGCGCTCCTCGGAGGGCGTGGGTTGGTCGGGTATGACAATCGCATGGGTCGCAGCTCCCAGTTGTTTCCCAGCGATCCACACCGCGCAATTCCCCAGCGAAGCCCGACGGCCGGCGAGATAACGCACGGCCTGCTCCAATTCGCCTTGCTGGAGGCGGCGCAATTCCGCCGCCATCGGCGATTCCGGGGGCAGGGCGCCCCGCACGCGTTGCAGCGACTGCCCCACCGCGTCGAGCATGCGCGCGATATCGGCACAGGTGTCCGGCGACCCCTTCACATTCAGGCAGTGCCGGATCAACCGGACATAGTCGGCTCCGGACTCTGCCGTTGCCGCCGGGGAGTCCACGAGGCCCCGTTCCAGCTTGGCCAGCAACTCGAGGTCGGAGGCGAAGCGGTCGCGGTAGAGTTGATTGGGCGGGGTTTGGTTGAAATAAGACTTCGGACGCTCTCCGGCAATCACCGGCTCGGAGGTGGCGGCCGGGATCCGGTTGCGATACGGCCTGTGGTCCGCGCCGTTGTTGGGGTAGTCGGCATAGCGGCCGATCTGCTTGAGGAAGAGGCCCTCCGGCGAAAAGACTTGGACGCGATGATTGCCGGGGTCGGTCGCATACACGCTCCCGTCCGGCGCCACCGCGATGTCGCCGATGGAATCACCAAACTCTCCCGCCCCTCGGCCTTTGCCCCCCCATTTCTTCACCAAACTGCCATCGGCGGCGACTTTCTGGATTTCGCAGCGGCTCGGATCCACGGTGTAGAAAAACTCGCCGGCAGGTTGGAAGCGTTTCCAGACGGTGTTTTTATCCACCCGCTGCAACTCGGAAACATACTTGCCCTCAGCGTCGAATTTCAAAACCCGATTGCCGCCGCCGCCTGTTTGAAGCACATAGATATTGTCCTGCCCATCGCCGGTGATCTGGCCAATCTGGTTCATCTCCTTGATTTCGGCTCCGGTCAGAGGCAGATCACCGATCAGCGTGCCATCCGGCGCATACTTCACGAGACCACTCTTCTCCAGAACAATCATCGCACCTTTGCTGTCGATGATGATTCCCCTGGCCGTGCCCTTGTTTTTCAGTGTGATTTCCTTCACGTAGCGGCCCTTGTTGTCATAAACCGTGAGCGACTTTTCGGCCACATGGATGTTTCCCGCCGGGTCCAGCGCCACAGCGTAAGGGGCCTCGTATTTGAAACGGAAATTGCCCGGGACGCGCGCGACGGCCGCCTCGCCGAATGCCACCAACTGATGTCCCCGTGGATCCAGGATCGAGATCTCGCTCCGCTCCCTGTCGGTCACATGAATGTTGCCGTTCCGATCAATCACGATCTGCTCCGGAGTGTTGAACCGGCCCTCGGTCGTCACTTTCCAAGCTCCCTTGTCCGCACCCTGTGCGTCGAGAACCTGAAGACGGTTGCCGGTCGAGTCGGTGCCATAGAGCGTATCGCCGGCAGGGGACACGGCCAGGCTGTGCAGAAACTCGAACCGCCCTCCCTCCATGCCGTCGCTCCCCAGGGCACGCTGCAGTTTACCCTCCGGGGAGAAGATCTTGATCCGCCGATGCTGGCTGTCGGCCACATAGACCAGCCCGTTCTTGTCGACCGCCACACCCGTCGGCCAATCCAAGTCAGCCCCTTCGGCCCGGCCGATGGACGTCATCGGTTTGCCGGCGGAGTCGAAACTCATGAGCCGGTTGTTCCGGCTGTCGGTCACCCAGACGGTGCCGCGGCCGTCGACCGCAATGCCGTTGGGCCACCCGAACTGTCCGGGGCCATCGCCTTGAGTGCCCCACTTCGCGCGGAACCGGCCGTCCGGCCCCAAGACCTGCACCCGGTAGTTGAGCGTGTCGGTGACATAGATGTTGCCCTCGGCATCCACGGCGATCGCCTGCGGACGGCAAAACTGCCCGTCGCCGCTGCCGGGACCGCCCCACTTGGCGATGAATCCTCCCTTGGAGTCAAACTTCTGGATCCGGTCACTTCCGGAGTCCACGACATAAATGTCTCCCTTGGCATCCACGGCGATGCCCGCAGGCCGGTCAAGCCGGCCATCCCCTTTGCCCGGACCGCCGAAAGCCATGAGCGGTTTGCCATCGGGAGCGAACACCTGGATCTGGTCGTTGAATTCATCCGCCACCAGAATCCGGCCACCGGCATCCCGGGCCACGCCGGCCGGGCCGCGGTAGTCCCACTCTTCGGTGATCCGCTTGGGCACCTGCCAGGGAAATGCCGATGCGACGTCCGCCGCCGGTTTGTCGGCCGGTTCCGCCGCGCTTAGCATTGGGGCTGAAGCCCCCATCAGTGTCAGGCCCAGCCCAAGCAGGCGGGATTTCAGTTTCAGGGAGGTTGTGTTCATGGCGTGAATTCTCGTTTTGGTTAATTGGTAAGATTTCATTGCGATTGGCGGTCTCCTGCTATTCATCCCAATCCACAAGAGCCTCCTGAGCCTGGAGTGTAATCCTGAGACGCGCAGTGTCCACATCGCGAAAAGCGCATTCCTCTTGAGCAACCCTCGCCGCGGCAAGTCCCGCCGCGTGGCCCATGGCGTAGCAGGGCGCCTGCTCGCGGAGCGGCCCCAACACATCCCTCTCGACGCTGATGGCACGGCCGGGACAAATGACATTGCGAATCGGGCGCGGCACCATCACCCGGTAGGGAATCGGCGTGTAGAGGCGCTTCATGCCCACCTTTTTATCGTGCATCGGCTGATGGCTCGGCTTTTTCGGGTCCGGCAAGTCCCACCAATAGCCGCTGAATCCGATGGTGTCCTCGAAATCCCTGGCGTCCACGAGATCCTCGACCGAGTAAACATAATCGCCCACGATTCGCCGTGTCTCCCGGATGCCCAACACCGGCGCCACGCTTTTGATGCGGGCGTCGGCGAAGCCGGGGAAATACTTCCGCATCAGCGCAAACAGTCCCGTCACTTCGCGGCGACCCTGCATCATGCCTCGCGAAACCGAGCGCCCGTCGGTGCCATCCACATCACAAATGCGGGTGGTGTTGATCATGAGCGTTCCCTTTTCGTGCATCTGGATGCTGATGAAAATATCGTAGGAATACGGCCATTCACCCCGTTCACGCAGCGACTGGATGAGTTCCTTCAGGCGGGGGGAATCCTTGGCGTAGATCTCGGCGTTGAGCTTGTCCTGATCCACCCGGTCCACATGAAACATCAGCGTCGCCGGCGTCATGAGCCCGTCCTCCGGGCGCCCCTTTACCATCTCGCAACCGCTGCGCGCGGCCACATCACCGTCACCAGTCGCATCGACCACCGCCTTCGCGGCAAAGGCATGCAGGCCGGACTTGTTGAAGACGATCACATGGCTCACCGCCTGTTCACTGACGATGACATCCACGAGGCCCGTGAAATAGAGCACATCCACACCGGCTTCGGCCATCTTCTCGTCGAGCAGGGCCACCATGGCGATGGGGTCGAACGGCACGCCGGCAGCAAGTCCCGTAGACTGGCCGTAAGGCGTGTATTTTTCTTCCGGGATGGTTTTCGGATCCACCGCGGAGCCGCGGCGGATGAGTTCCTCCGTGATCTCCTTGAAGATTCCCCGCACGCAGTCCCTGCGGTTGTCGGCCGTGCGACCACCGAGCAGATGCGAGACCCCGGCGGAGGTTCCGACACCGCCGAGTTGTCCGGTCTGCTCGATCAGCAACACGCTGGCGCCGGCCCGTCGGGCCGCAAGCGCGGCCGGGATGCCACTCGGTCCTCCGCCGCAGACAATCACATCGTAATGACCCAAGACCGGAAGATTTTTGGAATAATGTTCGGTTGTATGTTCGGTTTTCATGGAAATAAAAATGACGTCTATTCGGGGAGTGGCAGGCCTTGCAGGATTTCAAACGAGGGTTCTACCCCGCCGCCCATGACGAGCACATCCCATTCGCCGAGCACAGGGATATCGCGTCCAGGCTGATCACAGATTCTGGTGTTTTGATTCATGGTTTCAAATCCTCCGGATACTCCAGGAGGCAACGTTTGGCGCCGCAATCTACCAATTCGTGGGAGCTGCCGGCGAAACTTCCGTTCGGGTCCGCATAATGGACGGAATAGACGACCAGCATTCCCTCGGCGGTGAAGCAGATGGAGGGGTAAATCGCCTGGCGGTCCTGGAGTTGAACTCCCGACTCGTCCACCAGCACGGGTTCGCCCCACGATCTGCCGCTGTCGGAAGAGACGGCATAGCAGAGCGGCGTGCGCGGGAAGAAAGCACCGACCAGATGTCTTGTCGCCTGATCCGGGGTATCCCCGGGTTCGGTGGTATGTGAACCGGCACCGGCTTCGAGAGGCTTTGCGTGGTTGTAGAACACGATGAGACGGCCGTCCGGCAGGGTCTTGAGGGTCAGCGGAGCGCAGGCGGCGACAAGCGTTGTCGGCTCGGGAGCCGACCAGGTGTCCCCGCCATCCTCCGACCACGAGGCGTATTTGCAGCCGCTGCCGGTCCGCGCCACCATGATCAGGCGCCCGCCTTCCACCTCCGCCACGCATGGCTCGGCCATGCCGCGTCCATCGGACAATTCGGCCGGCTTGCTGGAACGCTTCCAGGTTTCCCCGGCATC contains:
- a CDS encoding SGNH/GDSL hydrolase family protein, producing the protein MIPNNSTILFQGDSITDCDRSRDAAGIANDRAGLAQGYAGIAAFELLETRPADGLRIFNRGISGNRIVDLDVRIKNDIIHLKPDVLSILIGVNDTWHGKGSDNGVSVPKYERVYRALLDEVREALPSVKFVLCEPFVLRCGVVRDDWVGEIDQRRAVVAKLAKEFGAVLVPFQSMFDEAVKQAPPEHWAADGVHPSYEGHRLMAKCWLEKTAGV
- a CDS encoding FAD-dependent oxidoreductase, encoding MKTEHTTEHYSKNLPVLGHYDVIVCGGGPSGIPAALAARRAGASVLLIEQTGQLGGVGTSAGVSHLLGGRTADNRRDCVRGIFKEITEELIRRGSAVDPKTIPEEKYTPYGQSTGLAAGVPFDPIAMVALLDEKMAEAGVDVLYFTGLVDVIVSEQAVSHVIVFNKSGLHAFAAKAVVDATGDGDVAARSGCEMVKGRPEDGLMTPATLMFHVDRVDQDKLNAEIYAKDSPRLKELIQSLRERGEWPYSYDIFISIQMHEKGTLMINTTRICDVDGTDGRSVSRGMMQGRREVTGLFALMRKYFPGFADARIKSVAPVLGIRETRRIVGDYVYSVEDLVDARDFEDTIGFSGYWWDLPDPKKPSHQPMHDKKVGMKRLYTPIPYRVMVPRPIRNVICPGRAISVERDVLGPLREQAPCYAMGHAAGLAAARVAQEECAFRDVDTARLRITLQAQEALVDWDE
- a CDS encoding MFS transporter — encoded protein: MKHPKQFSVGTLVYSPAGLAWLFTWLLWGDFCFTMMETVVPSILPLRMRELNAPNWILGLVMTTIPSILNVLLNPIISTASDRHRGRFGRRIPFMLFTVPFVSIALCVMAFSTELGGWMHGLIGQTTGWSAAAVTVGVIAVAMGLFRFSDMFVNTTFWYFFNDVVPQQVMARFLGLFRVVGAGAGALYSYFVYQYALTHLRLIFLCVAGLYLVGFTLMCLMVKEGEYPPPDKLVEGRSNVFLMMRNYARECLQHRIYGYFFLHNMFWNLAAACAIFNVFLNLSLGLTLKQLGTITAGVAVTNMLLAYPAGAFADRHHPLRVMLWIKTGLLLIAPLNFIWLFTHFTPQVNFKVLIALQAVNLPLTMIYQAVLLPMTMRVLPRERFGQFCSFNAICGAAAAALGGVVAGGYIDMMRKVFPDATCGKDFCYRMIPAWNLPFLGLGLIFLVLLYRTWKQLGGDTHYVPPGSDA
- a CDS encoding glycoside hydrolase, giving the protein MKRAKYIAQPETFVRHTPQRSFIGPGTFLLPDGEILMVAPWGRPPANFEQLAATFPVPMTYRSRDGGRTWREDGRLRMEWNVTGMLSDGGITFLRLQDGRLAFLGHRHVEGLHGGGLPVISFSNDDGRTWTPARTIGEPEGVWYVMNDRMIQMKNGRLVVPVSHMPQGMGTYEGDCNLGLCFFSDDAGETWKRSSKPAELSDGRGMAEPCVAEVEGGRLIMVARTGSGCKYASWSEDGGDTWSAPEPTTLVAACAPLTLKTLPDGRLIVFYNHAKPLEAGAGSHTTEPGDTPDQATRHLVGAFFPRTPLCYAVSSDSGRSWGEPVLVDESGVQLQDRQAIYPSICFTAEGMLVVYSVHYADPNGSFAGSSHELVDCGAKRCLLEYPEDLKP
- a CDS encoding DUF4838 domain-containing protein, producing the protein MNTTSLKLKSRLLGLGLTLMGASAPMLSAAEPADKPAADVASAFPWQVPKRITEEWDYRGPAGVARDAGGRILVADEFNDQIQVFAPDGKPLMAFGGPGKGDGRLDRPAGIAVDAKGDIYVVDSGSDRIQKFDSKGGFIAKWGGPGSGDGQFCRPQAIAVDAEGNIYVTDTLNYRVQVLGPDGRFRAKWGTQGDGPGQFGWPNGIAVDGRGTVWVTDSRNNRLMSFDSAGKPMTSIGRAEGADLDWPTGVAVDKNGLVYVADSQHRRIKIFSPEGKLQRALGSDGMEGGRFEFLHSLAVSPAGDTLYGTDSTGNRLQVLDAQGADKGAWKVTTEGRFNTPEQIVIDRNGNIHVTDRERSEISILDPRGHQLVAFGEAAVARVPGNFRFKYEAPYAVALDPAGNIHVAEKSLTVYDNKGRYVKEITLKNKGTARGIIIDSKGAMIVLEKSGLVKYAPDGTLIGDLPLTGAEIKEMNQIGQITGDGQDNIYVLQTGGGGNRVLKFDAEGKYVSELQRVDKNTVWKRFQPAGEFFYTVDPSRCEIQKVAADGSLVKKWGGKGRGAGEFGDSIGDIAVAPDGSVYATDPGNHRVQVFSPEGLFLKQIGRYADYPNNGADHRPYRNRIPAATSEPVIAGERPKSYFNQTPPNQLYRDRFASDLELLAKLERGLVDSPAATAESGADYVRLIRHCLNVKGSPDTCADIARMLDAVGQSLQRVRGALPPESPMAAELRRLQQGELEQAVRYLAGRRASLGNCAVWIAGKQLGAATHAIVIPDQPTPSEERAARELRNYLEQMTGQDLPILRDAEADPASRSLLVVGRSNLLPKLGVTVDWEKLGPDGIALNSAGTHLVLAGGQRGALYAVYTFLEDQLGCHWYTPDCTVVPASGERRVDKLALTYVPTFELRDQSSFLAMMSPDWSVRNKYLGDSPMYNDARGGTFRFFPSMGHTFYKAVPPEKYFKEHPEYFSMIKGKRQAGRNAQLCLSNPEVENIMVNYLEENLRLYPWYKIVSVAQEDWGGYCECPQCAAVDAEEGGPSGSIIRFVNRVAERIEKTHPDVLVHTFAYQYSRNVPRLARPRSNVAIQLCSIECNQGRPLGDPADKLNAPFAKDLEEWAKVSKHLYIWDYAADFMHQWLQPNLWSSKPNLELFAAHNVRGVRVQQQYMTTHELQEERTWLLAKLIWNPAADDKALLDEFLKAYYGPAAGPLARYYQQSHDYVQQKNITLGSGFNRQKNAFPLDEIMKYEALFAEATAAAKGDATILRRVEKARLPVLAARIPLEKEMATKAELLDWYERVAKREGMTQCKEKSDGPSLGAWLADQRGNAGNMQSKESQNEAAAP